From a single Gracilimonas sp. genomic region:
- a CDS encoding acetamidase/formamidase family protein, translating into MLATTGCVEVEKGITKKSPVPEVDFELSSDQTHNRWSSAIEPVLTVPSGSVIKVGTEEASDQQLDINSTLEDLANLSFDPIHPLTGPVYVENAEPGDVLKVTLHKIEMGDWGWTAIVPGFGFLADEFTDPYLKTFELGKDKKTAKFSENIEIPLKPFPGVMGVAPDTEEMLSTIPPRENGGNMDDPNITEGSVVYFPVLVEGALFSIGDTHAAQGHGEVCGTAIEAPMNIIYEVEVIKGGRTISEPQYETDEYYAVTAFATTIDEAAKKATRYMIDFLEKEKGMNRQDAYALCSLAGDLKIAEVVDVPHMLVSMHMPKSIFK; encoded by the coding sequence ATGTTAGCTACGACAGGTTGTGTAGAAGTTGAAAAAGGAATAACGAAAAAGTCCCCTGTGCCTGAAGTTGATTTTGAACTGTCATCTGATCAAACACACAACAGGTGGAGCAGTGCCATTGAGCCTGTTTTAACGGTTCCTTCGGGTTCTGTAATTAAAGTGGGAACGGAAGAAGCTTCCGATCAGCAGTTAGACATAAACTCAACGCTTGAAGATTTGGCTAACCTGAGCTTTGATCCAATTCATCCGTTGACGGGTCCGGTATATGTTGAAAACGCGGAGCCCGGAGACGTACTTAAAGTCACCTTGCATAAAATTGAGATGGGGGATTGGGGCTGGACGGCCATCGTACCCGGCTTTGGGTTTCTTGCTGATGAATTCACTGATCCTTATCTGAAAACATTTGAATTGGGCAAAGATAAAAAGACAGCCAAATTTTCTGAGAATATCGAAATACCCTTAAAACCTTTTCCTGGTGTAATGGGCGTGGCTCCGGATACCGAAGAAATGCTTTCAACCATTCCGCCAAGAGAAAATGGCGGAAATATGGATGACCCGAATATCACGGAAGGGTCGGTTGTTTACTTCCCTGTTTTAGTAGAAGGTGCGTTATTTTCGATTGGTGATACGCATGCTGCTCAGGGACATGGAGAGGTTTGTGGTACAGCCATTGAAGCTCCGATGAATATCATTTACGAGGTGGAGGTTATCAAGGGAGGGAGAACCATAAGTGAACCTCAGTATGAGACCGATGAATACTACGCTGTTACTGCTTTTGCTACTACTATTGATGAAGCAGCGAAAAAAGCCACCCGCTATATGATCGATTTCCTGGAAAAAGAGAAAGGTATGAATCGTCAGGATGCTTATGCACTTTGTTCTCTCGCCGGCGACCTTAAAATAGCTGAGGTGGTGGATGTGCCTCACATGTTGGTTTCCATGCATATGCCTAAAAGTATTTTTAAATAA
- a CDS encoding M20/M25/M40 family metallo-hydrolase, which yields MYTKKSPLLLAVLFVFALGCTAQQKQASLNTEQLIEDLRVISSDEMEGRRAGTEGNRKAREYLLQRFEDEGAKPFQGSYEHEFTFTNRSGEEQTGVNVIGQVQGKSDSVIVITAHYDHLGVRDSLIYNGADDDASGTAALLAYIDYFHQVQPNHTLVFAAFDAEEMGLQGARAFVEDSVFMEKVVMNINLDMISQSDKNELYASGTYHHPELKTVLESIETGEVKLLFGHDRPDQGYDDWTNASDHAAFHSKGKRFIYFGVEDHEHYHQHTDEFETIPQEFYKNSVRTILNAILAFDEL from the coding sequence ATGTACACCAAAAAATCACCTCTTTTATTAGCCGTTCTATTTGTATTTGCTTTAGGTTGTACGGCTCAACAAAAACAAGCAAGCCTGAACACCGAACAACTGATCGAAGATCTCAGGGTGATCTCTTCTGATGAGATGGAAGGTAGAAGGGCAGGAACAGAAGGTAATCGTAAAGCCAGAGAATACCTGTTGCAACGATTTGAGGATGAAGGAGCAAAACCTTTTCAGGGTTCTTATGAGCATGAATTCACTTTTACCAACAGAAGTGGAGAAGAACAAACCGGAGTAAATGTGATCGGTCAAGTTCAAGGTAAATCCGATTCAGTGATAGTCATAACGGCTCATTACGATCATCTTGGTGTGCGTGATAGCCTGATTTATAATGGAGCCGATGACGATGCTTCAGGAACGGCAGCTTTACTTGCCTACATTGATTATTTCCATCAGGTTCAACCCAACCACACCTTGGTTTTTGCAGCTTTTGATGCCGAAGAGATGGGCTTACAGGGAGCCCGTGCTTTTGTAGAGGATTCAGTGTTTATGGAAAAGGTAGTGATGAATATCAACCTGGATATGATCAGTCAAAGTGATAAAAATGAATTGTATGCCAGCGGCACGTACCACCATCCTGAATTAAAAACAGTATTAGAGAGTATTGAAACAGGAGAGGTGAAGCTGCTTTTTGGTCACGACCGCCCCGATCAGGGGTATGACGATTGGACGAATGCTTCAGATCATGCTGCTTTCCATTCAAAAGGTAAGAGGTTTATTTATTTTGGAGTAGAAGACCATGAGCACTATCACCAGCATACGGATGAGTTTGAAACTATCCCTCAGGAATTCTACAAAAACTCAGTACGAACTATTTTAAATGCAATTTTAGCCTTTGATGAGCTCTGA
- the hisC gene encoding histidinol-phosphate transaminase, producing the protein MNKQINIDGLVRDNIRNLKPYRSARDDFDKGILLDANENSFGAPFEDNFELNRYPMPYQEELREHIAAFRKVNRENVFVGVGSDEAIDLLFRIFCNPGKDRVIINPPTYGMYKVSANINDVAVDEVLLTEGFQLQPEKILAAVQPNTKIIFICSPNNPTANSMNISDVVKVLEGFEGMVVVDEAYIDFSRQGSLANNLADFSNLVVLQTLSKSFGLAGIRLGIAMANPEVISYMMKVKAPYNVNKLTSRTAIQAFSNMENIIKNINSILEERQRVIDKLITYDAVEYVYPTDANFVLFKIQNAVDIYKKIAEEGVIIRYRGNEPHCEDCLRLTIGTQSENDRFFKALEKIV; encoded by the coding sequence ATGAACAAACAAATAAACATAGACGGCTTAGTCCGCGATAACATCAGGAATCTCAAGCCTTATCGAAGCGCGAGAGATGATTTTGATAAAGGAATTTTATTGGATGCCAATGAGAATAGTTTTGGCGCGCCTTTTGAGGATAACTTCGAACTGAACCGTTATCCAATGCCTTATCAGGAAGAGCTGCGTGAACATATCGCTGCTTTTCGAAAGGTAAACAGGGAAAACGTCTTTGTTGGTGTTGGGAGTGACGAAGCCATTGACCTTCTGTTCCGGATTTTCTGTAATCCTGGCAAAGATCGGGTTATTATCAATCCTCCCACGTATGGGATGTACAAAGTCTCGGCCAACATCAATGATGTAGCTGTGGATGAAGTATTACTGACCGAGGGGTTTCAGCTTCAGCCAGAAAAGATTTTGGCAGCGGTTCAACCCAATACTAAAATTATATTTATTTGCTCTCCCAACAATCCAACGGCAAATAGCATGAATATATCTGATGTGGTTAAAGTGCTGGAAGGGTTTGAGGGAATGGTAGTTGTTGATGAAGCTTACATCGATTTTAGCCGTCAGGGGAGTCTTGCCAATAACCTGGCTGATTTTTCTAACCTCGTAGTGCTTCAAACATTGTCAAAATCGTTTGGGCTGGCCGGTATCCGTCTTGGAATAGCAATGGCCAATCCGGAAGTAATTTCATATATGATGAAAGTGAAGGCTCCATATAATGTCAATAAGCTAACATCGAGAACAGCAATTCAGGCGTTCTCAAATATGGAAAACATCATCAAGAATATTAATTCTATTTTAGAAGAAAGGCAGCGGGTGATTGACAAGCTGATTACTTATGACGCTGTGGAATATGTTTACCCAACAGATGCCAATTTTGTGCTTTTTAAAATTCAAAATGCCGTGGACATCTATAAAAAAATCGCAGAAGAAGGGGTTATTATTCGCTATAGGGGGAATGAACCGCATTGTGAAGATTGTTTGCGCCTAACGATTGGTACCCAATCAGAAAATGATCGGTTTTTTAAGGCCTTAGAAAAGATAGTTTAG
- a CDS encoding DUF4174 domain-containing protein — MYHSVYFLMLILFSLGITNIHAQDFENFDLNDYKWENRILIVFSPNTFNADYQNQSNELQKAESGVKERDLEVFYALKQSSASAKGQILPEAVTQNLRAQFNVSPSDFTTILIGKDGTEKLRSDESLSTKKLFEEIDSMPMRKLEMKNDGG; from the coding sequence ATGTACCATTCTGTCTATTTTTTAATGCTTATTTTATTCTCTTTGGGAATCACCAATATACACGCTCAGGATTTTGAGAATTTTGATCTCAATGACTATAAATGGGAAAACAGAATTTTAATCGTCTTTTCTCCCAATACATTTAACGCTGATTACCAAAACCAGAGTAATGAGCTACAGAAAGCAGAATCGGGTGTAAAGGAAAGAGACCTTGAAGTGTTCTATGCATTAAAGCAAAGCAGTGCCTCAGCCAAGGGGCAGATATTACCTGAAGCTGTAACTCAAAATTTAAGAGCTCAGTTTAATGTCTCCCCGTCCGACTTCACTACCATTCTGATTGGTAAAGATGGAACGGAGAAACTAAGATCAGACGAGTCCCTTTCAACTAAAAAACTGTTTGAGGAAATTGATTCCATGCCCATGCGCAAGCTGGAGATGAAGAATGATGGTGGTTAA
- a CDS encoding ankyrin repeat domain-containing protein, translated as MEQSEIFEAAKAGNLEELKKLLEGKSDINETNKSGASVLILASEKNHTEVAKFLVDEGADLNIETKMGGTALNRAAENGNLELLKYFIDKGANIGNLALIAASRVGNIEAVKLLVEAGANVDAQQRWGHTALMLAAKEGNTDVVRYLIDKGANVKLRDKNGDTAMMIAMDNEQEDIALILKRAGAKAEVKPKKEVAPISDEDEEDDIDDTPDVDDLVSDDDEAPDDVDLDE; from the coding sequence ATGGAGCAATCTGAAATTTTTGAGGCAGCGAAAGCTGGTAATTTAGAAGAGCTGAAGAAGCTTTTGGAAGGAAAATCTGATATTAATGAGACTAATAAGAGTGGTGCTTCTGTTCTTATTCTGGCTTCTGAAAAGAATCACACCGAAGTAGCTAAATTTTTGGTTGATGAAGGAGCTGACCTCAATATTGAAACTAAAATGGGTGGGACTGCACTGAATCGGGCAGCCGAGAATGGAAATCTTGAGCTCCTTAAGTACTTTATCGATAAAGGTGCCAATATTGGAAACCTTGCTCTTATAGCTGCCTCTCGTGTTGGAAACATAGAGGCAGTTAAACTATTGGTTGAAGCGGGTGCAAATGTTGATGCCCAGCAGCGATGGGGACACACGGCACTTATGCTTGCAGCGAAAGAAGGCAATACGGATGTAGTAAGATATCTGATTGATAAGGGAGCCAACGTTAAACTGAGAGATAAAAATGGCGATACTGCTATGATGATTGCCATGGATAATGAACAGGAAGACATTGCTCTGATTTTAAAACGTGCCGGTGCCAAGGCAGAAGTAAAACCAAAGAAAGAGGTTGCTCCAATTTCGGATGAGGATGAGGAGGATGATATCGACGATACCCCGGATGTTGATGATCTGGTCTCGGATGATGATGAGGCTCCGGATGATGTAGATCTGGACGAATAA
- a CDS encoding OsmC family protein produces the protein MQIDVTWLGKDFHMEAENDTNGKIRIDGKNNIGGLEGGLSPMQLLLAGIGGCSAIDVISILEKQKQKLTDLKVEVDGDRQKLDAGYSEYKTIHLHFIMSGELDPKKVQRALDLSITKYCSVSKALEKGSEISYDYEIR, from the coding sequence ATGCAAATTGATGTAACCTGGTTGGGTAAAGACTTCCATATGGAAGCCGAGAATGATACAAATGGCAAAATCCGAATTGACGGTAAAAATAACATTGGTGGCCTCGAAGGTGGACTAAGCCCCATGCAGTTATTACTCGCAGGAATTGGAGGGTGCAGCGCCATCGATGTCATTTCCATTCTTGAAAAGCAAAAGCAAAAACTTACCGATCTGAAAGTAGAAGTAGATGGGGATCGCCAAAAACTGGATGCTGGTTACTCTGAGTATAAAACCATCCACCTGCATTTTATTATGTCAGGAGAACTGGATCCCAAGAAGGTACAGCGTGCCTTAGACCTATCCATTACCAAATATTGTTCGGTTTCTAAGGCACTGGAGAAAGGCTCAGAAATCAGTTACGACTACGAAATCCGGTAA
- the pruA gene encoding L-glutamate gamma-semialdehyde dehydrogenase has translation MPDQTLEKYKNETYLDFSDPTNDKAQKKALEGVRSNFGKEYDLYINGEFVKGDAGTFDSKNPSNLSETIGTFQMASKEQAFDALDKAWDAFESWQYVSAQKRAEYLFKAADVIRRRRLEINAWMISEAGKNYLEADADTCEAIDFVDYYAHEALRIDDGMDVLSETWGDYNKTIYMPIGAGVSISPWNFPFAIFVGMAVAPIAVGNTVVAKPAPDTPRMGSLLAEIFEEVGLPKGVFNFVTGGDIEVGENLAKHPNTRFISFTGSKAVGLHLNKIAAEVADGQKFLKRMVCELGGKNATVVDADANIESAATEIVKGAFGFQGQKCSASSRVIAHQDIYDELLEKVAEKTKALSVGDSKENHISGPVINQKAVDKIMSYIEIGKKEGRLVAGGKRAETENEGYYIEPTVFADIDENARIAQEEIFGPVTAFIKAKDTDDALRIANGVDYGLTGAYFSQDPKKIDKALREYRVGNLYINRKCTGALVGAQPFGGFKLSGTDAKAGGRDYLKYFLEPKSTTLRPADGVDYELEDFEFANK, from the coding sequence ATGCCCGACCAGACCTTAGAAAAGTACAAAAATGAGACGTACTTAGATTTTTCTGATCCCACAAACGACAAAGCACAAAAAAAAGCGCTCGAAGGAGTACGGTCCAACTTTGGCAAGGAATATGATCTTTATATTAATGGCGAATTTGTAAAAGGTGATGCTGGTACTTTTGACAGCAAGAATCCATCGAACCTCTCCGAAACCATTGGCACGTTCCAAATGGCCAGCAAAGAACAAGCCTTTGACGCTCTTGACAAAGCATGGGATGCTTTCGAAAGCTGGCAGTATGTTTCTGCACAGAAAAGAGCAGAATATTTGTTCAAAGCTGCTGATGTGATACGCCGCCGAAGGCTGGAAATTAACGCCTGGATGATCAGCGAGGCTGGCAAGAACTACCTCGAAGCTGATGCTGATACGTGCGAGGCCATCGACTTTGTCGACTATTATGCCCATGAAGCCCTGCGTATCGATGACGGCATGGATGTGCTTTCTGAAACATGGGGTGATTACAATAAAACTATTTATATGCCAATTGGCGCCGGTGTTTCTATTTCTCCATGGAATTTCCCATTCGCAATTTTTGTGGGAATGGCGGTAGCTCCCATTGCCGTAGGTAATACAGTTGTAGCAAAACCTGCACCTGATACTCCACGCATGGGTTCGTTGTTAGCCGAAATTTTTGAGGAAGTGGGTCTTCCAAAGGGTGTATTTAACTTTGTGACTGGTGGTGATATTGAAGTTGGCGAGAATCTTGCCAAGCATCCAAATACACGATTCATTTCATTCACCGGATCAAAAGCTGTAGGTCTTCACCTTAATAAAATCGCAGCAGAGGTAGCTGACGGTCAGAAGTTCCTGAAACGAATGGTTTGCGAGCTTGGTGGTAAAAATGCTACTGTAGTAGATGCTGACGCCAACATTGAATCTGCAGCTACCGAGATTGTGAAAGGTGCTTTTGGATTCCAGGGACAGAAATGTTCCGCAAGCTCCCGGGTGATAGCGCATCAGGATATCTATGATGAGCTATTAGAGAAAGTGGCTGAAAAGACCAAAGCACTTTCAGTTGGAGATTCAAAAGAGAATCATATCTCCGGACCGGTAATTAATCAGAAGGCTGTAGACAAAATTATGAGCTACATCGAGATTGGTAAAAAAGAAGGCCGTTTGGTAGCTGGTGGTAAACGAGCTGAAACTGAAAATGAAGGCTATTATATCGAGCCAACTGTTTTTGCAGATATCGATGAAAACGCTCGAATTGCACAGGAAGAAATATTTGGCCCGGTAACGGCATTCATCAAAGCCAAAGACACCGACGATGCACTTCGCATTGCCAACGGTGTTGACTACGGGCTGACGGGTGCTTACTTCTCCCAGGATCCAAAGAAGATTGACAAAGCCCTAAGAGAATATCGTGTTGGTAATTTATACATCAACCGTAAATGTACCGGAGCATTGGTGGGAGCACAACCATTTGGTGGCTTCAAGCTGAGCGGAACGGACGCTAAAGCTGGTGGCCGTGATTACCTCAAGTATTTCCTTGAGCCAAAATCCACTACTTTACGACCAGCAGATGGGGTGGATTATGAACTCGAAGACTTTGAGTTTGCCAATAAGTAA
- the gap gene encoding type I glyceraldehyde-3-phosphate dehydrogenase: protein MAKIKVGINGFGRIGRMVTRSILTNHKDTIEIVGVNDLTDTKTLAHLFKYDSAQGTYPGDVSIDGDKMTIDGMSFEVSAERDPANLKWGELGAEVVVESTGFFRDVKSAGKHLEAGAKKVVISAPASGDIQTIVLGVNDDEISDDIEIYSNASCTTNCLAPMAKVIDDNFGLVKGFMTTIHSYTGDQQLVDGPHKDLRRARAAAANIVPTTTGAAKAVGLVLPKLDGKLDGGAVRVPTLTGSLTDFVCEVEKETTAEEVNAAFKAAAEGPMKGILEYADVELVSSDIVGNPHSNIYDSQLTKVDGKLVKVIGWYDNEAGYSARTADLITKIV from the coding sequence ATGGCAAAAATTAAAGTGGGAATTAACGGGTTTGGCCGTATAGGTAGAATGGTAACCCGGTCAATCCTAACTAATCATAAAGATACAATTGAAATTGTTGGAGTAAATGATCTGACCGATACAAAAACTCTGGCTCACCTTTTCAAGTACGACTCAGCCCAGGGAACGTATCCGGGCGATGTTTCCATAGACGGAGACAAGATGACTATTGATGGAATGAGCTTTGAAGTGAGTGCTGAGAGAGATCCCGCGAATCTGAAATGGGGAGAGCTCGGCGCTGAAGTTGTTGTGGAGTCAACCGGATTTTTCCGCGATGTCAAAAGTGCAGGAAAACATTTGGAAGCAGGAGCTAAAAAGGTTGTGATTTCAGCTCCGGCATCAGGCGATATTCAAACCATCGTTCTGGGCGTTAACGATGATGAGATTTCTGACGACATCGAGATTTATTCCAACGCAAGCTGTACCACCAACTGCCTGGCACCTATGGCCAAGGTGATCGATGACAACTTTGGGTTGGTAAAAGGATTCATGACCACCATTCACTCTTACACCGGTGACCAGCAATTGGTAGATGGACCGCATAAAGATCTTCGCCGTGCCCGTGCTGCTGCGGCAAACATTGTACCTACTACAACAGGTGCAGCTAAAGCAGTTGGACTTGTACTTCCTAAGCTGGATGGCAAACTGGATGGTGGAGCCGTTCGTGTTCCAACCCTGACCGGTTCATTGACCGATTTTGTATGTGAAGTAGAAAAAGAAACTACAGCCGAAGAAGTGAATGCGGCATTTAAAGCAGCAGCCGAAGGACCTATGAAAGGAATCCTTGAGTATGCTGATGTAGAGCTGGTTTCTTCAGACATTGTAGGAAATCCACATTCAAATATATATGACAGTCAGCTTACCAAAGTGGATGGCAAATTGGTTAAAGTTATCGGATGGTATGATAATGAAGCCGGCTATTCTGCCCGTACTGCTGATTTAATTACCAAAATTGTATAA
- the hisG gene encoding ATP phosphoribosyltransferase has translation MNRTKDSSTSLRIAIQKSGRLTDKTIDLLEGIGIEFDNYKRNLIVKTRNFDVELLLLRDDDIPEYVQDGVCDLGFVGANETRETGADVTPIRDLQYGKCRLSLAAPKDGDIQTAQDFEGKKVATSYPNLTRQFFEERGINIQIVEISGAVEIAPQLKVADAIVDLVSSGGTLKANGLVELDTILHSQTQLIRTNKELSPGKKELIERFLVRMDGYQKAAKSRYIMMNASTADVEKIKEIIPSMKSPTVMPLAENDMVAIHTVIPLEKFWTVMEELKEAGASDIVMLPIESMIL, from the coding sequence ATGAACAGAACAAAAGATTCTTCAACCTCTTTACGTATTGCAATTCAAAAAAGCGGTCGTTTGACTGATAAAACCATTGACTTATTGGAGGGCATTGGTATTGAGTTTGATAACTACAAACGGAACCTGATTGTTAAAACCCGCAATTTTGACGTGGAGCTTTTATTGCTTCGCGACGATGATATCCCAGAATATGTGCAGGATGGTGTGTGTGATCTGGGCTTTGTAGGAGCCAACGAAACCCGGGAAACCGGAGCAGATGTAACTCCGATAAGAGACCTTCAATATGGAAAGTGCCGGCTGTCTCTAGCAGCTCCTAAAGATGGAGATATTCAGACAGCCCAGGATTTTGAAGGGAAAAAAGTAGCAACAAGCTATCCTAATCTAACCCGCCAGTTTTTTGAAGAACGAGGCATTAATATTCAGATTGTTGAAATTTCGGGAGCGGTAGAAATTGCTCCCCAGCTTAAAGTCGCTGATGCCATCGTTGATCTGGTTTCCAGTGGTGGCACGCTGAAAGCAAACGGACTGGTAGAGCTGGATACGATTCTTCATTCACAAACACAGCTTATCCGAACTAATAAAGAACTTTCGCCAGGTAAGAAAGAGCTTATTGAGCGATTCTTGGTTCGTATGGATGGATATCAAAAAGCTGCTAAAAGCCGCTACATTATGATGAATGCATCTACAGCGGATGTTGAAAAGATTAAGGAGATTATTCCATCGATGAAAAGTCCGACGGTAATGCCGTTAGCGGAAAATGATATGGTTGCCATACATACAGTGATTCCCCTTGAAAAATTTTGGACGGTGATGGAAGAACTTAAAGAAGCCGGGGCATCAGATATTGTGATGCTGCCAATTGAAAGCATGATTTTATAA
- the fmt gene encoding methionyl-tRNA formyltransferase yields the protein MDIVFMGSPEFAIPSLEQIHHSEHTIKAVVSNVDKRRGRGSKKSPTLVKAKALELGLPVIEVEDLSSAQFTDQLKALDADLFVVVAFRILPTAVLDIPKKGSINLHASLLPRYRGAAPIHWAIINGEEETGCTVFFLDEKVDTGNVVAQKKTAIGDNETTGELYNRLRDMGSELLLQSINKIDSGDYSLSVQDHANATPAPKLFREDCYINFNKPAKEVHNKIRGLSPFPTAWANWNGEKFNMYGSKLGIYANIDPGELLIKEDKLLVGCSDGTVELTEVQLPGTKRLSGEEFIRGYEVKGVLN from the coding sequence ATGGATATTGTTTTTATGGGTTCTCCTGAATTTGCCATACCTAGTCTTGAGCAAATTCACCATTCTGAACATACTATAAAAGCAGTAGTCAGCAATGTGGATAAACGTCGCGGCCGGGGTTCCAAAAAATCCCCAACCCTTGTAAAAGCCAAAGCACTGGAATTAGGTCTGCCCGTAATAGAGGTTGAAGATCTTTCGTCGGCTCAATTTACTGATCAATTGAAAGCCCTGGACGCTGACCTTTTTGTTGTAGTTGCCTTTCGCATTTTACCCACTGCTGTTTTAGACATCCCTAAAAAAGGTTCTATCAATTTACATGCTTCCCTGTTGCCAAGATATCGTGGTGCAGCTCCCATACATTGGGCTATTATTAATGGAGAGGAAGAAACGGGTTGCACAGTTTTTTTTCTGGATGAGAAAGTTGATACCGGTAATGTAGTTGCTCAGAAGAAAACAGCTATCGGCGATAATGAAACTACGGGTGAGCTTTACAACCGGTTAAGAGATATGGGTAGCGAATTACTGTTGCAGAGTATCAATAAAATTGATTCCGGAGATTATTCGCTATCTGTGCAAGATCATGCAAATGCCACACCTGCACCGAAGCTATTTCGGGAAGATTGTTATATCAACTTCAATAAGCCCGCTAAAGAAGTTCATAATAAAATCAGAGGATTGAGCCCTTTTCCAACCGCATGGGCTAACTGGAATGGAGAGAAGTTTAACATGTATGGTTCTAAACTTGGTATCTATGCAAATATTGATCCGGGAGAACTACTTATAAAAGAAGACAAGTTACTGGTAGGTTGTTCAGATGGAACGGTAGAACTTACTGAAGTTCAGCTTCCTGGAACGAAAAGACTGTCAGGAGAAGAATTTATCAGGGGTTACGAAGTTAAGGGAGTGTTGAATTAA
- the hisD gene encoding histidinol dehydrogenase, whose product MKTYTHSDLSKERIQSLTRRPKIDFTSIFQTVQPILDAVEKEGDQALKKYTKQFDGVNLDDVCFNPMEQQITISKTVKDAIDTAFDNIFRFHKAQIPFPVEVETMPGVRCMKVARPIERVGFYVPGGTAVLPSTAMMLTIPAMIAGCTTKVLATPPRKDGSVAPEIIYIAQKAGVDIILKAGGAQAVAAMAMGTKSVPKVDKIFGPGNQYVTAAKMILQNSEAQISIDMPAGPSEVLVIADGQANPAYVAADLLSQAEHGTDSQVVLVAVSGFDIDTLEQELAAQLNELPRKEIAEKALDNSFILEVEGLKEAFDFSNQYAPEHLIVNIENAEDQVDKVINAGSVFLGQLTPESVGDYASGTNHTLPTYGYARMYSGVNLAAFQKSVTMQALSEEGLRNLGPTVEKLAELEKLQAHKNAVSIRLKDLE is encoded by the coding sequence ATGAAGACTTATACGCATTCAGATTTATCAAAAGAAAGAATCCAATCGCTGACCAGGCGCCCAAAGATTGATTTCACCTCTATCTTTCAAACGGTTCAGCCCATTCTAGATGCAGTTGAAAAGGAAGGAGATCAAGCTCTCAAAAAATACACAAAGCAATTTGATGGTGTAAATTTGGATGACGTTTGCTTCAATCCAATGGAACAGCAAATCACCATTTCAAAAACGGTTAAAGATGCAATAGATACGGCATTTGATAATATTTTCAGGTTTCACAAAGCGCAGATTCCTTTTCCTGTTGAAGTGGAAACCATGCCGGGGGTTCGATGTATGAAAGTAGCACGGCCTATTGAAAGGGTTGGGTTTTATGTGCCCGGAGGAACAGCGGTTCTACCATCAACAGCCATGATGCTAACCATTCCGGCTATGATTGCCGGTTGTACAACCAAAGTTCTGGCCACGCCTCCGCGTAAAGATGGAAGCGTTGCTCCGGAAATCATTTACATAGCCCAAAAAGCCGGGGTTGATATCATACTAAAAGCAGGGGGGGCACAAGCTGTAGCGGCAATGGCAATGGGTACAAAATCAGTGCCCAAGGTCGATAAGATTTTTGGGCCGGGTAATCAGTATGTGACGGCTGCAAAAATGATCCTTCAAAATTCTGAGGCACAGATTAGTATTGATATGCCGGCCGGCCCTTCTGAGGTTTTGGTAATTGCAGATGGACAGGCAAATCCGGCTTATGTGGCAGCAGATTTACTTTCACAGGCTGAGCATGGTACAGACAGTCAGGTGGTATTAGTGGCTGTTTCAGGTTTTGATATAGATACATTGGAACAGGAGTTAGCCGCACAGCTGAATGAGCTTCCAAGAAAAGAAATAGCTGAAAAAGCTCTGGACAATAGTTTCATATTGGAAGTGGAAGGCTTGAAGGAAGCATTTGATTTTTCAAACCAATATGCTCCGGAACATTTAATTGTGAATATTGAAAATGCCGAAGATCAGGTTGATAAGGTTATCAATGCGGGTTCCGTATTTTTAGGACAACTGACTCCAGAGAGCGTGGGCGATTATGCATCCGGTACTAATCATACACTGCCTACCTATGGGTATGCCCGGATGTACAGTGGCGTGAACCTGGCTGCTTTCCAGAAATCAGTAACCATGCAGGCGCTCAGCGAAGAAGGATTACGAAATCTTGGACCAACAGTAGAAAAACTTGCAGAGCTTGAAAAGCTTCAGGCTCATAAAAATGCCGTGAGTATCAGGCTAAAAGATTTAGAATAA